AGTCAAGAAAGATGTACCAACTGTCAAAGGCGGGGGTCACAAATCGGCAATAGGTGTTTCTGTAAGTCAGGAATACTTGGATGATTTTTTAGAATCTTTTTTATCGTTTATTTGACTTTTTAATAGGTTTTCAGCAATTATATTTATTTTCACTTAAACTCTACTCTTTCACAAGGTAAGTATATTATAATATACTAATCCTATTTCAGGTGATATAGATGAGATGTATAAGGTGCCACTCACCAAAAATAATAAAATTCATAGATGGTTTTGGTGAACCTCGGGTTTTTTGCAGGGATTGTAACAACAGTGTTCTCATCAAGGACATACTTATGGCCAATCAATTAATACAAATACCTAAACCAACTGAAACAAGGAGGTTTTTAAATGAAGGAGTTAGGACGATTGGAAGCTTTATTAATTCAGGATAGAGGATTCTTGAAGTGGAGAGTTAACTTGGTAAGGGATAATAGGGTTTTTGGTTGGATAAAACCGGCTGAATAATGGTGACACCCTCCTATTTTTTTCTTTTTTTATCCTATTTTTGCTATTGCTGATTCACCGGCATGCCAACTGAACCTTGGCCTGATTTGGACTTCATATATCCTTTCAGAATTATCGTCAAGTACAATTGCGGTTCCTTTCCATTTTGGTAATGAATCTATGGATTTTGTTAGATCTTCTATCAAATAGTTTTGCATCACTGCTTGTAAGGATTGAAGATCATTCTTTGATGTTAACCTGTGGGATATAACCATGTCACATTGGGAAATTACTTCTTGGTGAACCTTGTTCGGCATCTGAGTCATGGGGACAAAACTTATTCCAGGCTCTCTTCCCTGTTTTATTATATCCAGGATTGGTCTTGAGGAAACAGTCATACCTTCTGCGGGTATGAATTGGTGAGCTTCATCTATTATTAACCAAACCATCGGATACCTTTTTTCCAGTTTTATTTCACCCATCTTTGCAAGTTCTTCCTGTTTTCTGGCTATAACTCTCTGATAATATATTTTTCTACAAATCAAGGCCACTAACAAGTTTCTAACCGACCAAGCCTCCGTTGCCCTTAACCTTGAGACATCAAAGACATTTATTGAACATGGTTTAACTATATCCTCTATTTTTACACCCTCTTCTCCAAAAACTCCCCATTGATCTGCAATAGTTAACATATTTTCCAATGAAGATTTTACGTGGGTGTCTATCAACCTATCATCTTTTATTCTGGTTATCATATCATCTATATTGTAATTTTCCCCTGAGTTTTGGAGATAGTTGACTGTTTTTTGAAGAGCTATTGCTATTGGATTTGTTGGGGGAAGATCAAAGGCAAGTGTCCAATCCTCTGCATTGAATTCACGGGGTGGAATTGATATCCCGAAATCTACGGGTATCCCAGCCTCTTCAAATTCTTTCTTTTGTTTGAATGGGACGTAAACCTTTACTTCATCCTTTAGACCTCTTGGTTTTAATCCCCAACCTTCCAGCTCAATTTCCTGTGCATCATTTGGATATTTCATACTCCAGTAGATACCCATAGTGTCAATCATAACTGAAGATAGATTTTGGGCAAATTCCTTTGGGAGCAGGGCCATCTCTTCGGCTATTATACCTCCAGAATAACTCTTTCCAGATCCCCTTTTACCTGCTATGAGTATGCAGTGAGGTCTAAGAAAATCTATAAGGACCTTATTTGTTAAATGAGCCTCATCTCCCTTACCAACTATATGCTTTCCAAGATATCCTGTGCAGTCTGTCCCGAACTTTTCAAAGTCCTTTGGTGTGCGGCCTACAACTATCTCATACATAAGATATAATTTGCCTTTGTGAGTAAAAAAAGAATTCCGACCACCCCCTAAAAATGGGTAGAACCGCGGAGTTTATGGAAGACAAAAAAT
The sequence above is a segment of the Candidatus Aenigmatarchaeota archaeon genome. Coding sequences within it:
- a CDS encoding ATP-binding protein is translated as MYEIVVGRTPKDFEKFGTDCTGYLGKHIVGKGDEAHLTNKVLIDFLRPHCILIAGKRGSGKSYSGGIIAEEMALLPKEFAQNLSSVMIDTMGIYWSMKYPNDAQEIELEGWGLKPRGLKDEVKVYVPFKQKKEFEEAGIPVDFGISIPPREFNAEDWTLAFDLPPTNPIAIALQKTVNYLQNSGENYNIDDMITRIKDDRLIDTHVKSSLENMLTIADQWGVFGEEGVKIEDIVKPCSINVFDVSRLRATEAWSVRNLLVALICRKIYYQRVIARKQEELAKMGEIKLEKRYPMVWLIIDEAHQFIPAEGMTVSSRPILDIIKQGREPGISFVPMTQMPNKVHQEVISQCDMVISHRLTSKNDLQSLQAVMQNYLIEDLTKSIDSLPKWKGTAIVLDDNSERIYEVQIRPRFSWHAGESAIAKIG